GAGTTTTAATAACGGCTGAGGGGCCCTTTACAGAAACACTTTCTATAACATCCGGATAAAGAGTCCCTTGAACAAGAAACTCAACATCTGGGATTTTTTTGGCTTCCTCTTCAAATATCTCTATAAAAAGATTTCCTATTATCTTTCTTTTTTGCTCTGGGTCTGTAATACCTTTTAGTGCATTTAAAAATCTTTCCCTTGCGTCAACTACTATAAGCGGAATATGGAAATGGTCTCTAAATGTTTTCTCAACCTGTTCCCTTTCTCCTTTTCTGAGAAGACCATTATCAACAAATATACAGGTAAGATTATCTCCAATAGCATTATGGACTAAAACAGCTGCTACAGATGAATCAACACCACCGGACAGAGCACATATTGCTTTTTTATTTCCAACCATTTCTCTAATTTCCACTTCCTTTTCCATAAGGAAACTGCCCATTGTCCAGTCCTGTTTGCAACCGCAAATCTCAACGGCAAAGTTTTTAAGAATATCTTTTCCCATATATGTATGGGACACTTCCGGATGAAACTGAACTCCCCAGATTTTCTTTTCTTTATTTCTTATAGCTGCAAATGGTGCGTTATATGTTCTTGCTATAGGCTCAAATCCTTCAGGAAGTTTTGTTACCCTGTCCCCGTGGGACATCCAGACATGTATCTCATTTGGAATATTTTTAAATAAATCCTCATGGTTTAGTATCTCAAGCTCTGCTCTACCATACTCGTGTCTTTCTGCTTTTACAACTTCACCACCGAAATGTTGTGTTATTACCTGAAGTCCATAGCATATTCCAAGTATTGGAAGACCAAGCTCATATACCTTTTCATCAGGCTTAGGTGCTCCCGGTTCATAAACAGATGCAGGACCTCCTGAGAATATAATTCCTTTTGGATTGTGTTTCTTTATCTCTTCAATGGAAGCGTTATAAGGCAAAATTTCACTGTAAACATGAATCTCTCTTATTCTCCTTGCTATAAGCTGTGTATACTGTGAACCAAAATCAAGAATAACTATTCCCTGATGTTCCAAGTTTGCCTCCTTAGACAAAAATCTCTTCTAATTTTAACATCTCATCAAGTTCATCTTCATAGAAAAATCTATCTGAACCATAAGGCTCTAACTCATCTAACCACATAGCCTCAGGGTTATATTTTGCAAAGAATGGCTTTCCTACCCATTCAGGATTTCTTCCTTGCAGAAAATCCAGAACCATAACTTTTTCATTATTAAATTCGGCTACACCTAACATTCTGACTTTTCCGGGTGTTGCAGACATTGATGGCCCTTTTACTGTTCTGGCTATTCCACTTATAGAGCTATAAGCCTTTCTAAATATTTCCCAAGCTCTTACCAGTGGAACTCCGAAATAATGCTGGGCTCCTGTATCCCTTGCCATAAACATATAATAAGGAATCATATTCATTTGAACCTGCTTTTTCCACATAGTTGCCCAAGTTTCTGCACTATCATTTATATGTCTAAGAATAGGAGATTGTGTTCTGATAATAGCTCCTGTTGAGAGAATCCTGTCAACTGCTTCTTTTACTTCTTCTGTTTCAAGCTCTTGATAATGATTAAAATGAGCCATATATGCAAGATGATATCCGGCTTCTCTAATTTCTCTGAAAAGTTTTATAAGGTCATCTGCATCATCATCGGTTGTGAATCTATATGGCCAAAATGCAAGTGCTTTTGAACCGATTCTTATTGTTTTTAAATGAGGAATTCTTGCTTCAAGAATAGGCTCTATATATTGTCTTAAAATTTTTGTTTTCATAATAAGAGGGTCACCACCGGTAAATAACAGGTCTGTGATTTCAGGGTGAGCCTTTATATACTCAATCAGTAGTTCAACCTCTTTCATTGCAAACTTAAGCTCATCTATTCCAACAAACTGAGGCCATCTAAAGCAAAAAGAACAATATGCGTGGCAGGTTTGCCCCTGTTTTGGAAAAAATAGAATTGTTTCTCTGTATTTGTGCTGCGCTCCGTGAAGTTTTTTTCCATTTATTTGAGGAACATTATATTTCTGCCCTGCAGGGTGAGGATTAAGTTTCATACGAATCTCATTTGCCTTCTCCCTGATAACTTCTTTTGGTGCATTTTGTTTTAATAAATTTGCTATTGCTTCATAATCTTCATCAAGAAGCATTCCTCTCTGGGGAAATGTTAATCTAAAAATAGGGTCTTCTAGGGGATTATCCCAATTAATAAGCTTTTCAACGACATAATTATTCGTTTTAAACGGAAAAACCTGTGCCACAACTTCGATATCAAACTGCTGTTCAGGGGTAAGTTTTTCTCTTACCTGTGGTATTTCCCTGAAATTGTGCACAGTATAACTTCTATATTTCATTCTATAACCTCCAAAGTATTATAAAATATGAAATTTTAATAATGCGGGATGGTTATTATATATAAATGATATTTTTGTTTCAAATGAGATAAAGCATATTTTTTAAAAGCCTCGTTTTAAATAGATTTAATGGAACAATAGGGAGAAAAATTATGGAAAAAAATTGTTTTGAAACAGAAATTTTTAAAATTCATGGAAATGAGGAGAAATTGACCAATCCTAGAATATATTGCGCAAACTGGCTTAAAATAGGTTATAAAATTGAAGACTTATTTCCTGAGGACTGGAGCTGGTGTATTGTTGTTCGTTATAAACCTTTTTTTCTATGTGTAGCTCGCAATGGTAAAAAAACCGGATAATATAGGGTTGTTATATTGATTCAAAAAGACCATTTTTTACAATTTTACCTATAATTGAAAACTTTATGAAAAATTTCTATAATTTGAGAGGGAGGGATAAATTGAGATTAAAATTATCTTTTAGCTCAGATTTAGAATATATATCTCTGCCACTGCATCATAACTACGCACTTCAAGTTATGTTATACAAAAATTTACCAAAAGTTCTTTCGGATTTCTTGCATGACATGGGATTTTTTTATAAAGGAAGACCTTTTAAACTATTTACTTTTTCCAAAATCCAGTCAGAACATTTTGTTCCTCTAAAAAAATTTAAAAAAATAAAATACAAAACACCTATTACTTTATTCGTATCCTCTTCTATATCAGACATTACCAAAAATCTGGGAGAAACATTTATAAAAAAGGACAAAGTAATTTTAGGTAAAAATATCCTTTTCTTAGAATCTATAGAAATACAACCTTTGCCGGAATTTGAAGAAGAGTTTTATATAAAAACTTTATCCCCTATCACAGTTTATAGAACATTTGAAAACGAAAAGAAGTATTATAGATACTACTCCCCACAGGAAAAAGAATTTAATGAGCTGATAAGAAAAAATCTAGCAAAAAAATACAATATCATCACTGGGGAAGAAATTGAAAATTTCCCTATAGAAATAAAGCCTGAAAATATTAAAAAAGTTCTTTTCAAATATAAAGATTTTCCAATAGAGGCTTATGAAGGAATTTTCAAAATAAAAACAAAACCAGAAATGTTTAAAGTTATTTACGACGCAGGACTTGGAGCAAAAAACTCCCAAGGCTTTGGGATGATAGAGATAATGTCAGAAGATTAGAATAAAAGGTGTTAATAGTAGTAAAGAAAAAAAGGAGCTACTATGGAAAAAATTACATTTGAATGTGAAATTATAACTCCGATGTTTATGTATGGTGGAGATGGGAAAACCTTAGAACTTAGGCCTTCCGAATTTAAAGGAATGCTTCGTTTCTGGTTTAGAGCTTTACATCCAGAATTGCCTATTCCAGAATTAAAAAGAAAAGAAAATGAAATCTTTGGAAGTACTGATAGAAAGGGTAGTTTTAGGATAAAAGTAGAACAAATTACATCGATTTGTAGATATCACTTATTACCACATAAAAATAGAGCAAACATACCTGCTTATGCCCCACATCAAAAGTTCAATATAGAGTTTTTATTTCAAAATCTAAAAAATAAAGAAACTATAAAAAATTTATTCATTTTATCAACAATTATAGGTGGTTTTGGGAGAAGAAGCCGAAGAGGATTTGGAAGTATAAGAATATCAAGAATTAATAATACAGAGTTTGATTATGCAAATCTTCAATTTATAGAAGGAATTCAAGAGTTAATAAAATCTATAAATCCAAATTTTAAATTTAACTTTAGAAAAGAGAAAAAGGAAGAAAATTATCCTTTTATTAGGAACGTAGAAATTGGAAATATAGCCTATAGTTCTTATGATGAAATCTTAAAACACATAGGGCAAATGACACATGATTGTAGATGTGGGAAAGCAAAAGTTTTTAGTAACATAGACCGATTTGTTTCTCCTTGTTATGTGTCAGTAATAAAGAAAGATAAAGAATATTATCCAATAATCACCTCATTGAATATAGCTCTACCAGACAATCAAAAAGTATCGAAAGAACAATTGAATACAATTACAAATTTTAAAAATTCTATTCTTCAAAAGAAAAATCTATGCTAAGCAGGGAGTAATTAAATGGGTAAAGAATACATTTTCACATTCACTATCACACCTGTTCAAAGTTTTATATCGCAAGCGAGAAAAACAAGAGATTTATTTGCAGGAAGTCAAATTTTATCGGAATTAACGAAAGAAGCTGTAAAATTAGCAAAGAAAAAAGGTGCCGAAATTATAATGCCAAGTGGAGATTTAGAAAAAGCCCATTCGATTTCAAATAAATTTGTTGTAGTATTTAAAAATGTGGTAGAAGAAAATTTAGAAATAATTGGCAGAGATATTGAATTTAGAACCCTACTCTACTGGAAAAACAAGATAGCCAATGAAACCTTAAAAAATATAAAAGGAAAATATAAATCTATATCTAAAAATGAAAAAGAATTTTCATTAAAATTCAATGATCACATAACAAAATACTTCAATATCTATTGGCTTTTTTATCCGATAGAAAACAATTCTTACCAAAGCGCATATAAAGAAGCTGAAAAATATTTAGGAGCTATAAAAAACGTTCGATGTTTTGAACAGTTTGATACAGAAGAAAATCATAGAAAATGTTCAATATGTGGAGAAAGAGATGCAATTGTTTATAGAGATATTAAATTCAAAAAAAATGAGGGAACAGAACCAGCATTTGTATGTAAAAACTCTTTACTACTTCCAGATAGCTATCTTATAGAAAACAATGAAGGTCTTTGTGGAATTTGCTTTGTAAAAAGGTTTTATAACAAGAACAAATCAGGAGAATTTCCATCTACAGCAAAAATTTCTTTTCTCAATGTCAAGAATAGGGCTTCAGATATACTAAAAAACAAATTAGAAGAATATGAAAAAGACTTAAAACAAGGGGAACTTTTCAACGAACAACTCTATTATGAGGAAAATTTAACTAAAAAATATTTCGAAGACTACGGTTTAAATAAAAATAAATTATCTGAAGCAAAGAATAAACTTCAAGAAATTTATCAATTAGCAAAAAAAGACAAAATACCAATAACCAGATACTATGCTCTTATAAAATTTGATGGTGATAATATGGGCAAATGGCTAAGTGGAGAGTATTTGAAAGATATGAGTAAATTAAAAGATTTTCATAAAGCTTTATCTTATAACTTGTTAAAATTTGCGGAACATTCTAGAAAACACTTAGATGGCGAATTAGATGGAATACAAAGAGGCAAAACCGTTTACGCTGGTGGAGATGATTTTTTAGGTTTTATAAATCTAAAATACTTGTTTGAGGTTTTAGAATATTTTAGAAAAGCATTTGATGATTTAGTAAATTGTCCATTAGTTTGCTATAAAAAGGAAAACAAAAACCTAACCTTCTCAGCAGGAATAGTCATAGCTCACTACAAAGACCCATTAAGCCTTGTTTTAGATTGGGTTAATAAATTAGAAGAAGAAGCGAAAAGCTTAGATGACAAAAACGCTTTTGGAATAGCCGTTCTAAAACGCTCAGGAGAAATTAGAAAAGCTATATACAAATGGGATAAGCTTAAGTATATACAAAATATATATGAAAGTATAGTTGTAAGTGAAGAATTCAATAGCTCATTTATAACAAAATTAGAAGAAAGTTTTAGGAAAATTTTTATTGATTTTTATTTATATGAAGAAAAAAATTTAGAGAAAGTAAAAGAACAAATAGAACTAGAAGAAAAACAAAATTTTATTCTTGCTGAAAGTAAAAGAGTTTTAGAAAGAAGCTGTAATATTTCTGATAAAAAAGAAAAGAAAAAAGCAATAGGTTTAATGAATAATCATTTAAATCAATTAATAGATTACGAAAATTATAATCTTCAAAACTTTTTTGGAATGTTAAACATAATTAAGTTTTTAGAGAGGGAGATTTTAGTATGAAAATTCTAATAAACCCTTTTGATACACTGTTTTTTAGAGATGGCAAGCCCTTCTCTTTAGGAGAAGAAACCATAGCAAATACTTTATCATTACCTTACCCATCTACAATATATGGAGCGATATTATCTGCATATATCGCTCAAAACAACATACCTTTAACTCAGGAAACTTTAAATGAGCTAAGGGAAAATTTAAAAATATTAAATATAGCGTTATACGACGAAATTACTAAAAATCTTCTATATCCCGCCCCATATGATTTAGTTTCTAAAAGAGAAGAAAGTTATTCTAACTTATATCCTTTGTATCTGAATGATAGCACCCTATCTAATGTTAACTTACCTAAAATTCCAATGTTCAAAAATGGTAATGTAGAGAACTTTAAAGGATATATATATCAGCAAGACTTTAAAAATTATTTATCAAAAAATTCTGATGTAACAGATAAAGTTTCGACAAATGAAATTATTACTTCTGAATACAAAATAGGTATTGGGATAAATCAAACTACCAATTCTGTGGAAGAAAGCAAACTATATAGAGTTCAATTAACAAGACTAAAAAATGAAGAAGACATAAAAATAAAAATTTTCGTTGAATTTGATGGATTAGACCTGAATGATGAAGGATATTTAAAGTTAGGTGGGGAAAATAAAGTAGTTTACTACCAACGTTTAAATGAAAATATCGATGAAGAAATTAAAGCTATAAATATAGACGGAAACTCTTCTATTTTTAAACTTTACTTGCTTACACCAGCGGTGTTTAAGAATGGATACTTAGCAGAATGGATGAATTCAAAAGAATTTCAAAAATTTAAACCTGATTGGTGTGATGAAGAGATCGAATTAAAACTTTTATCAATATCCACAGGGAAGTATTTATCAATCGGAGGGTTTGATTTAAAAGAAAAAAGACTAAAACCCATGAATAGAGCTGTTCCTAGAGGAAGTGTATATTATTTTGAGACTACAGAAACAGATTTCAGCAAAATTATAAGATGCTTTCATTTTAGAAGTATTAGTGAATTCAAAGAATTAAGGAAGCAAGGATTTGGAATCACACTTGTGGGAAATTATATAGATAGGAGAGATAACTAATGATCGTAATAACAACAGTAGGTTCATCTTTAGTAGAAAATTTGTCTAGATTTTTAAACGATAAAGAATTTGAAAAAAAGTTTACTAAAATTGAGAAATGTAAGAAAGAAGAGTTTACAAAAATACGAAGATTTTTAGAATACTTTAGGAAAGATAAAAATTTAAAAGAAAAATATAGTAAAAATTGGATGGAAGACATTAAAAAGAAAGATATATATCGATATCTAAAAGATTTCTCTACACATTGTTTTCCAAATGCAAGTGCCGAACTTACAAGTCTTCACAAATTGAGAGAAAATTTAGATAAAGAAAACAAAAAAGATGAAGAATTAGATATCTATCTAATAATATCTGATACGAATGAAGGTTATTTTGTTGGAGAAATTTTAAAAGAAGCTTTAGAAAGTGAAGGTATAAAAGAAGAATTAAAGATAAATAAAGTTGAACTTAAATATATTGAAGATTTAAGAATAGACAGCACAGAAACTTTTAAAAATGGACTTAACAATTTAATTGACACAATATATGAAGTTGTTGCAAAGGATAAAAACAATCAAACTGTATATGGAAGCGATGAAGTAATCTTTAATATCACAGGTGGATACAAAGGTGTTATACCGTATATATCTACAATAGCTCAGATTTTTTGTTATGAAGTAGTTTATACATTTGAAAGCATAGAAAAAGAAAATGATTTAATTTCTGTAGAACCTTTACCAATAGAATTAGAGAAAAGTTTATTAGATTTATATTATCCATTTCTAAAAAATTTAGATAAATTATCGGATGAAGAAAAAGGGTTTCTAATAAAAAAAGGTCTATTAGATGGAAATAAATTAACTCCTTTAGGGAAAATTTTATTATTAACTTCTGAAAAAACTGTCTTTAAAGAAGATGCTTTTGGACAATTTGTAGAATATTTAGTCTATGAGTATTTTGTCAATCAATTTTTTAATAAAAAGTTTACGGAAAATAACTGTTTAGAAAATTTTACTTTTGAGAAAGTTGAAACCGGAAAATCTTTAGATATAGAAAAAACAGATATCGATATATATCTTGAAAATAGCGAAGAATTTGTCTGGATAGAAATTAAACCCATTACTTATCTATTAAAAGGAAAAAACTTTAAAAGTCTGATCAAACAAATCAAAAATAAACAACTGATCGAATTAAATTTTCTAAAGAAAAAAATCCATAAATACATATTGACTTTGTATTCATTCAGTATTGATGAAAAATCCTGTAAAAATAAATTCAAACTCATTAATGAAAATAAAATCTTACAGTTAGAGAAACTTTTTGAAAATAAAAAGGTAAAATTTGAAATTTGCTATTTCTGCCTATCACTTGCACCTAAAGATATAAAAGAGGGAAAAATAACATCGAGAACTTATCAAAAACTTTTTAAAAATTTCAAATTAAAAAACTTACAGAATCTCAAAAACATTTTGGAGGAATAGATTATGTTCAAAACAGCAATACCATTTTTTATAAGGGCAATAACTCCTGTCCATGCTGGGAGTGGGAATGATTTGGGAATTGTTGATTTACCTATACAAAGAGAAGGACATACAGGGTTTCCTAAGATAGAAGCTTCAACGCTAAAAGGAAGTATAAGAGATGCTTTTGAATTAGAAGCTAAAAGCAAAGAGAATGAAGAGGAAAAAATAAAAGAAGAAATAAAAATACACCTTATTTTTGGATATGATGGAACAAATGCAAGTAAAAGTATAAAAAAGTTTTTTGAGGAAGATTTAGACTTCATCCAATTTTCAAGTTCAATAGCCTTTGCAGATGCAAGGATTTTGTTATTTCCTGTTAAATCTTTAAAAGGTGTTTTTGCTTATGCAACCTGTCCTGCTGTTCTAAAAAGATTAGAATCTGATTTAAAGATGGCTTTATTAACAAATGAAATAAAAATAGATGACAGAGAATTTAAGGCTGAAATCTATAAAGTTGAAGACGAAGGAAAAGCTCTTGTTTCCAACGAAAGTAAATTAATTGTCAAAGGAAATCAAGTTGTTTTAGAAGAATATTTATTTGAAGTTGAGAAAAAACAGGAAGTCTCTGAATTAGCTCAAACTCTATCAAAACTTACAGGAATAGAAGAAGATAGCTTAAAAGAAAGATTAATAGTTCTATCCGACGATGATTTTACAGATTTTGTAAAGCTTTCAACAGAAGTTATAACAAGAATAAAAATAAATAACGAAACAGGAACAGTTGACCAAGGAGCCTTATTTACAGAAGAATACCTTCCAGCTGAAACTGTAATGTATTCAATAGTGTTTTTTTCTCCATTGTTTTTAGATAGGAGTAAGGATATAGAAGTAGAATCTGATAATAACTCCCAAAATTGCGAAGGTATAAAGAAAATTAAAAAAGACAATAAAACTTGTTTAACAGGAAAATTAGAAGATTTTATTAAGTGTAAAACAGATTTAAAAAATTTTGATGAAAATGAAGTAAAAGATTTCTTTGAGAAAAATTTTGAAAAAGATGGAGATAATCTTAAAATCCTCCAAATCGGTGGAAATGAAACTATAGGAAAAGGATTTATAGAAGTGAATTTGTTTAATAGTGAAGGAGGTCAACAAAAATGGCAACTGAATTATCAAATATGAAACAGAGTGAATTAAATAGAGCTAAGTTTGCTTATGATTGTGTAAATAGTGTTTTAGAAAATAGTTCAGAAATACAAGAAAAGTATCAGTCTTATGTAAAGAAAATACCTACTTATGTTCAAGTTAATGGCTTAGCAGGAACCTTTGCCTTTATTTTTTCTAAAAAAGGTAAGGGGAGTGCTTCAAAAGAAGCCTACAAAATCATATATGAACAAGTAAATGACTGGCTTCGGCAAAACTATAAAAAAAATAATGATAGTGAACTTATGGAATGGATTATAAATCAAGATCCGAAATTATACAAAGCAATAACCATTGAAATTTTGGCTCTCTTTTCATGGCTCAAAAGATTCGCAGAAGGAATGATTGAAGGAGAAGAAAGCAATGAGTAAAGATAAAAAGATGGAAGGGATAATAAAAAAATTACTAAAAGAGAAAAAAATTGGATTTATAAAAGCGAAAGATATAAATCAGGACATATTCTTTCATTTCAATGATGTTAAAAATAAAGAATTTCTAAAAGAAGGTGCCAAGATTTCCTTTAAATTAGAAGAAAATAAGAGAGGATATACGGCCAAAGAAATTTTTATTTTGGAACAAGAAAAGTACGTCAAAAGCAATCTAAATAATATTCTAAAAAATGAAGAGATTTCAAATTTTAATCTGAAGTTGAATAAATATTCTTATGCCAAGTTTATAATGAAAGATGAAAATACTATAAAAGATATTGAACTAAAATTGGATAGGATACCAAACCTCAACAAATTCTTGTCTGAAGATTTATACCATAAATTTATAAGTAGATATGTATCTGCGATAAAAAATTTAGAAAACAATACACACATAGTAAGAGAAAAAAGATTTAAACCAGAATACAAACTAATCATAGGTTTAGGAAGTCCTTCTATTTACGAAGTTTCGATGACCCTTCACCATATATATGGTATTCCTTATATTCCTGGACAAGCGATAAAAGGAGTTTTAAGAAATTATGTAATAAATGCTTTTAAGTGTTTTAATTTGAATGAGGAAGAAAGATTAGAAATTGCAAAGAAAATTTCAAATAATAAAGAATTAAAAAATTTTGAAGAGTTAGGAAAAGAAGAAAGACAAAAAGTTTATAAAGAGACTTCTAAAGAAAAGGAAAACAAAGCATTAAAAGACGAGCTTTTTAAATTCGTTTTTGGTTCACAGGATAATCAAGGAAACATTGTATTTTTTGATGCTTTTCCAGATGGAGAAATAACCATTGATATAGATATAATGAACAATCATTTCCCAGAATATTATGATAAAGGAAACCCACCAACAGACTGGCAAAAATTAAATCCAGTAAAGTTTTTAGTCGTAAAAAATACCCCTTTCAGATTTTTTATTGGAATGAAAAAAGGAATAAATATGCCACCTGATCTTAAAAAATTTGGTAGCGAGGAACTAATAACAACAAAAGATGAATTAATAAATTATATTTTTGAACTTTTAAAAGAAGCTTTAGAATTTAACGGTATAGGAGCGAGAACTTCTATAGGATATGGATATTTAAGTTCTAATCAAGGAAGATAACAATGCTAACAGCACTTAAAGACATTGGGCAGCTACTTTTAAATAGGGAAAATAAATCAGAGATAGATATTCTCCTTGAAAATCCTGATAGCAATGGAACATACAAAATAGTCTGGGCTTTAGAGTTTGATAAAAATTTTAACTTTAAAGGAATTTCTGTTGAAGAGTTTAAAGGAGAAAGCCCTTACCTCTATCTATATAAAAGAGCCTCTGGCTCAAATGCTCCAGATTTTTCTCCAACTTCAAGAGTTACAGAGGTAGAAAAAACATTTACAAAGAAGCTTTTAAGATGGCTTAAAAATCATAAAAAATTTCCAGAAATTCAGAAAATCTATGAAGAGCTTACTAAAAACAAAGAAGAGATAGTAAAACAGCTTAAAGAATTAGACTCACAAACAAAAGATGGAAAAATTTTAACCCTGAAAATAGATGGAAAATATCTTTATGAGATAGAAAACCCAGATTTCAAAAAAATCCTATTAGAAGATTATTTAGCAAAAATCAAAGAAATTTCTAAAAAAGACGCCATTTGTAGTGTTTGCGATGAGAAAAAGGAAGAAGTCTTTACTACTTCTTTGATTTATAAGTTTTATACACTTGATAAAGAATGCTACATAACATCAGGTTTTAGCAAAAAGAATGCATGGAAAAACTTCCCTATATGCCAGGACTGCTTTTTGAAAATAGATTACGGCAAAAAGTATGTTGAAAATAATCTCAAATTTAAATTCTATGGAAAACAGTATTATCTAATCCCAAAACTTATTCTAGACACACCAGGAGCCCTAGAAGAAATAAACGAAATCTTATCAATGGAAGCAGGAAAACTAACACTCTCAAAAGAAAAAAGAACAACCCTAACAGATGACAAAGATGAGATTTTAGATATTTTGAAGGACTACAAAGATGTAATTAGCTTTTATTTCTTGTTTTTGAAAAAAGACAACGCAGCAGAAAGGATACTTCTTTTAATAGAAGATGTTCTACCTTCCAGAATTCACAAAATCTTTGACGTTAAAGCTAAAGTTGATAAACTCTTTGGGCAAGATTATAACTTTGGAAGATTAGTAAAGTTCCTAAATGAATTTGATAAAACGCTTCTTGAAGTAGTTGATAAAATCTTTAGAGAAGGAAAGATTGATTTCAAAAACTTACTACAAATCTTTAACAGAAAATTAAGAGATGAGTTTTTAAATGGAAATAACTTTTCCTATACAGTGATAGACGCACTTATGAATGTCAGATTTTTAGAAGAACTTAGGTTAATAAATATAGAGGTAAAAACTATGGAAGAATCAAAATTTGAAAAAGTTTATGAAAAAGTAGGCAATTCTTTAAACACACCAGCAAAAAGAGGAATATTC
The window above is part of the Persephonella sp. genome. Proteins encoded here:
- the cmr4 gene encoding type III-B CRISPR module RAMP protein Cmr4, producing MFKTAIPFFIRAITPVHAGSGNDLGIVDLPIQREGHTGFPKIEASTLKGSIRDAFELEAKSKENEEEKIKEEIKIHLIFGYDGTNASKSIKKFFEEDLDFIQFSSSIAFADARILLFPVKSLKGVFAYATCPAVLKRLESDLKMALLTNEIKIDDREFKAEIYKVEDEGKALVSNESKLIVKGNQVVLEEYLFEVEKKQEVSELAQTLSKLTGIEEDSLKERLIVLSDDDFTDFVKLSTEVITRIKINNETGTVDQGALFTEEYLPAETVMYSIVFFSPLFLDRSKDIEVESDNNSQNCEGIKKIKKDNKTCLTGKLEDFIKCKTDLKNFDENEVKDFFEKNFEKDGDNLKILQIGGNETIGKGFIEVNLFNSEGGQQKWQLNYQI
- the cmr5 gene encoding type III-B CRISPR module-associated protein Cmr5, translated to MATELSNMKQSELNRAKFAYDCVNSVLENSSEIQEKYQSYVKKIPTYVQVNGLAGTFAFIFSKKGKGSASKEAYKIIYEQVNDWLRQNYKKNNDSELMEWIINQDPKLYKAITIEILALFSWLKRFAEGMIEGEESNE
- the cmr6 gene encoding type III-B CRISPR module RAMP protein Cmr6 yields the protein MSKDKKMEGIIKKLLKEKKIGFIKAKDINQDIFFHFNDVKNKEFLKEGAKISFKLEENKRGYTAKEIFILEQEKYVKSNLNNILKNEEISNFNLKLNKYSYAKFIMKDENTIKDIELKLDRIPNLNKFLSEDLYHKFISRYVSAIKNLENNTHIVREKRFKPEYKLIIGLGSPSIYEVSMTLHHIYGIPYIPGQAIKGVLRNYVINAFKCFNLNEEERLEIAKKISNNKELKNFEELGKEERQKVYKETSKEKENKALKDELFKFVFGSQDNQGNIVFFDAFPDGEITIDIDIMNNHFPEYYDKGNPPTDWQKLNPVKFLVVKNTPFRFFIGMKKGINMPPDLKKFGSEELITTKDELINYIFELLKEALEFNGIGARTSIGYGYLSSNQGR
- a CDS encoding TIGR02556 family CRISPR-associated protein, which produces MLTALKDIGQLLLNRENKSEIDILLENPDSNGTYKIVWALEFDKNFNFKGISVEEFKGESPYLYLYKRASGSNAPDFSPTSRVTEVEKTFTKKLLRWLKNHKKFPEIQKIYEELTKNKEEIVKQLKELDSQTKDGKILTLKIDGKYLYEIENPDFKKILLEDYLAKIKEISKKDAICSVCDEKKEEVFTTSLIYKFYTLDKECYITSGFSKKNAWKNFPICQDCFLKIDYGKKYVENNLKFKFYGKQYYLIPKLILDTPGALEEINEILSMEAGKLTLSKEKRTTLTDDKDEILDILKDYKDVISFYFLFLKKDNAAERILLLIEDVLPSRIHKIFDVKAKVDKLFGQDYNFGRLVKFLNEFDKTLLEVVDKIFREGKIDFKNLLQIFNRKLRDEFLNGNNFSYTVIDALMNVRFLEELRLINIEVKTMEESKFEKVYEKVGNSLNTPAKRGIFLLGALTQMLLNIQGQERGNTPFFKNLKGLKMNEEDIKGLLPKVINKLMEYGRFDSGKRELAEEIAKNLLSQDKFGLSIDEINFYFASGMALSKEVADMVYENEKENQTNQ